A region of Maridesulfovibrio sp. DNA encodes the following proteins:
- a CDS encoding undecaprenyl-diphosphate phosphatase — protein MTSLFTAGILGIVEGLTEFLPVSSTGHLIITGHLLGFTGEKAASFEVAIQLGAILAVVVLYWSRFWGLVVPDPTKRFSGIRGLYLLFLTSLPASVLGLIAHDFIKQYLFNPYTVAWALGVGAIMILIVEKKDIRPNCYSLDEVTPRLAFGIGCFQCLALWPGFSRSAATIMGGMLLGAKRKIAAEYSFIAAVPIMFAATGYDMLKSYKLFTMGDMPFLAVGFIVSFLSAWAAVKGFIYLLGKLTLRPFAYYRLALAPFILLFWS, from the coding sequence GGTCTTACTGAATTTCTGCCGGTATCGAGTACCGGCCACTTGATTATCACCGGACACCTGCTCGGCTTCACCGGTGAAAAAGCCGCCTCTTTTGAAGTAGCCATCCAACTTGGGGCCATCCTTGCCGTTGTCGTTCTTTACTGGTCCCGTTTCTGGGGACTGGTTGTTCCTGATCCGACCAAGAGGTTTTCAGGGATTCGCGGGCTGTACCTGCTTTTCCTGACAAGTCTTCCGGCATCGGTTCTGGGGCTGATTGCACACGATTTTATCAAGCAATACCTTTTCAATCCCTACACAGTGGCATGGGCGCTGGGAGTGGGCGCAATCATGATTCTGATCGTTGAAAAAAAAGATATCCGGCCCAACTGCTATTCACTTGATGAGGTAACACCCAGACTCGCTTTTGGCATCGGCTGCTTTCAGTGTCTGGCATTATGGCCCGGATTTTCACGGTCTGCGGCAACCATCATGGGGGGGATGCTCTTGGGAGCAAAACGTAAAATTGCTGCGGAATACTCTTTCATCGCCGCTGTACCGATCATGTTTGCTGCCACTGGCTACGACATGCTTAAAAGCTACAAACTTTTCACTATGGGTGATATGCCCTTTCTGGCTGTCGGCTTCATTGTCTCTTTCCTTTCAGCATGGGCGGCGGTCAAAGGATTTATATATTTACTAGGCAAGCTGACCCTGCGGCCTTTTGCTTATTACAGATTGGCACTTGCTCCGTTTATCCTGCTCTTCTGGAGCTAA
- a CDS encoding ABC transporter substrate-binding protein, producing the protein MKKQHPFEIHKTRKHNIFLPTFFVFIFLSFLIQLPNNSFANEKLDKVTLQLKWFHQFQFAGYYAALEKGYYEDEGLEVTIIERDLRSNPIDKVLNGDADFGVSNSEVLLNYLRGKKLVLLASVFQHSPLVFISKNQPLIHTAQALKGKTVLMSSASQDIELKVLLEGNGISFDDINLIDRFAVPEDYFDPQIDVIAAYITNQPYYLKKEHVPYSIIYPYTHGIDFYGDTLFTSQAQVRNNPERVNKFLKASLKGWQYALDHPDELIDIIINKFGSLKSKGHLKYEAETIQTLILPKLVRIGHSNPARWEQIGDEFRKQGLVTETKDLSPFFFNPTAGKVTIKEETAFIAAVIFIVIIVILLASIFVAGKFKHEINTRKEIENKLKQSEKYYRSLFDNTGAATTILGENYLIKRCNENFAMLCGLPMEEIENKKKWTDFIAPEELERMTEYAKARRSNNQSPPKSYDFIFLRADGETRNVHVQVEIIDDSTDSVASLLDMTEKVKTQELLIQTEKMISVGGLAAGMAHEINNPLAGILQAVQNIHRRISPDVPASIKTAEKYGCTCEQINSFLEERGVIRMLDGIHSSGERAANIVRTMLNFTRRNDEGRNNCNLNQLFDDIMNIITCDYDLKKKYDFKHTKIVKEYQDNLGMINCLRIEIEQVLLNLVKNAAYATNEIADIRTPTITLRTKTDDRYIVAEVEDNGPGMSADVKRRVFEPFFTTKSPGMGTGLGLSVSYFIITQNHGGIFEIDTQIGKGSKFTIKIPKI; encoded by the coding sequence ATGAAAAAGCAGCATCCTTTCGAAATACATAAAACACGTAAGCACAATATATTTTTGCCAACTTTTTTTGTCTTCATCTTTTTATCGTTTCTAATCCAATTACCCAACAACAGCTTTGCCAACGAAAAACTGGATAAAGTAACCCTGCAACTAAAATGGTTTCATCAATTCCAGTTTGCCGGATATTACGCCGCCCTTGAAAAGGGATATTATGAAGATGAAGGACTTGAAGTTACAATCATCGAGCGGGACCTGCGCAGTAATCCCATAGACAAGGTGCTTAACGGTGACGCTGATTTCGGGGTCAGTAATTCCGAAGTGCTGCTTAACTATTTGCGTGGCAAGAAATTAGTACTGCTGGCTTCTGTTTTCCAGCATTCACCGTTGGTTTTTATTTCGAAAAATCAACCGCTCATTCATACAGCGCAAGCCTTGAAAGGCAAAACAGTACTTATGAGTTCCGCCTCACAAGATATTGAGCTGAAAGTTCTTCTAGAAGGAAACGGAATCTCGTTCGATGACATCAATTTGATAGACCGCTTTGCCGTTCCTGAGGATTACTTCGACCCTCAAATCGACGTCATAGCAGCATACATCACAAATCAACCTTATTATCTGAAAAAAGAACACGTTCCTTATTCAATAATCTACCCATACACCCACGGTATTGACTTCTACGGAGACACACTTTTTACCTCTCAGGCACAAGTCCGGAACAACCCGGAACGGGTCAATAAATTCCTGAAAGCAAGCCTTAAGGGCTGGCAATACGCTCTAGACCATCCGGACGAACTGATAGATATCATAATCAATAAGTTCGGATCGCTGAAATCCAAGGGGCATCTGAAATATGAAGCTGAAACAATACAAACCTTGATTTTGCCCAAACTGGTACGCATCGGGCACAGTAATCCGGCTCGCTGGGAACAAATTGGCGATGAATTCAGGAAACAGGGTTTAGTCACCGAGACTAAAGATCTTTCACCATTCTTTTTCAATCCGACAGCAGGTAAAGTAACTATTAAAGAAGAAACAGCTTTTATTGCAGCCGTAATATTTATTGTAATCATAGTTATCCTGCTGGCTTCTATTTTTGTTGCCGGAAAATTCAAACACGAAATCAATACCCGCAAAGAGATAGAAAATAAGCTTAAACAAAGTGAAAAATATTATCGCAGCCTGTTCGATAATACCGGGGCGGCGACAACAATCCTCGGTGAAAATTATCTGATAAAACGATGCAATGAAAATTTCGCCATGCTCTGCGGTTTGCCTATGGAAGAGATTGAAAATAAAAAAAAGTGGACGGATTTTATTGCCCCGGAAGAACTCGAAAGAATGACGGAGTATGCAAAAGCAAGAAGGTCCAACAACCAGTCCCCGCCAAAATCATACGATTTTATTTTTTTGCGCGCTGATGGCGAAACACGAAATGTCCACGTACAAGTTGAGATTATCGACGATAGCACTGACTCCGTAGCCTCTCTCCTCGATATGACAGAAAAAGTAAAAACTCAGGAACTTTTGATCCAGACCGAAAAAATGATTTCAGTAGGAGGTCTTGCCGCAGGCATGGCCCACGAAATCAACAACCCTCTTGCCGGGATACTGCAGGCCGTACAAAATATTCACCGCAGAATTTCACCGGATGTGCCTGCCAGCATAAAAACGGCTGAAAAATATGGCTGTACCTGTGAACAGATAAACAGTTTTCTTGAAGAAAGAGGCGTAATAAGAATGCTGGACGGCATACACAGTTCAGGAGAAAGGGCTGCCAACATAGTCAGGACCATGCTCAATTTCACCCGCAGAAACGATGAAGGCAGAAACAACTGCAACCTGAATCAACTTTTTGATGACATTATGAACATCATTACCTGCGATTATGATCTCAAGAAAAAATACGATTTCAAGCATACAAAAATAGTCAAAGAATATCAGGATAATCTTGGTATGATCAATTGTTTGCGAATAGAAATCGAACAGGTCCTCCTGAATCTGGTTAAAAACGCCGCATATGCCACTAATGAGATTGCCGACATCAGGACTCCCACCATCACCCTGAGGACAAAAACTGATGATCGGTACATTGTTGCCGAAGTGGAAGATAACGGGCCGGGCATGTCTGCAGATGTAAAACGAAGGGTTTTTGAACCATTTTTCACTACCAAATCCCCCGGTATGGGAACAGGGCTTGGACTTTCAGTGTCATATTTTATAATAACACAAAACCACGGCGGAATATTTGAGATTGACACCCAAATCGGTAAGGGTTCGAAATTTACTATTAAAATACCAAAGATATGA
- a CDS encoding transporter substrate-binding domain-containing protein, translating into MCNKILSVVFIFILLFPSALHAKKLVFVTLDTPPQTFLQDGKPKGFLVEIVAEAAKRAGYEPDIRIVPWKRAMAMVKKGTADAIFNAGYNEERNKYLRFSETVLITEKVVALRLAGSNVYFPSDFSGAEKYSGGVGRGFYYGKKVDQALKKGVFLRIEEVPNIDLNVKKLLLGRIDFFFADYYPALNFLNDNNLLYKVEAIIAPESGLPLIYSKSDTYLAFSRKKDPEAFEKVNAELKKMKQDGSYQKIISRYIPVHEGF; encoded by the coding sequence GTGTGTAATAAGATACTTTCTGTTGTGTTTATATTTATTCTGCTTTTCCCGTCCGCCCTGCATGCGAAAAAACTTGTGTTTGTTACTTTGGATACTCCACCTCAAACATTTCTTCAGGACGGCAAGCCTAAAGGCTTTCTGGTAGAAATAGTTGCTGAAGCCGCAAAGCGGGCGGGGTATGAACCGGATATACGTATTGTCCCGTGGAAAAGGGCTATGGCAATGGTTAAAAAAGGGACTGCCGATGCTATCTTTAATGCCGGATATAATGAAGAACGTAATAAATATTTGCGTTTTTCTGAAACTGTTTTGATTACGGAAAAAGTTGTCGCATTGCGCCTTGCCGGATCAAATGTGTATTTTCCCTCTGATTTTTCCGGGGCAGAAAAGTATTCAGGTGGTGTAGGCCGGGGATTCTACTATGGTAAGAAAGTGGATCAGGCCCTGAAGAAGGGAGTATTTTTAAGGATCGAAGAAGTGCCGAATATAGATCTGAATGTAAAGAAACTGCTGCTTGGCAGAATTGATTTCTTTTTTGCAGATTACTATCCGGCATTAAATTTTCTAAACGACAATAATCTACTGTATAAAGTTGAGGCCATCATTGCCCCGGAAAGCGGTTTGCCTTTGATTTATTCCAAATCGGACACATATCTTGCCTTTTCAAGAAAAAAGGATCCTGAAGCTTTTGAAAAAGTTAATGCTGAACTGAAAAAAATGAAGCAGGACGGTTCATATCAAAAAATAATTTCCAGATATATCCCCGTTCATGAAGGTTTTTAA